The nucleotide window ATCTATCCATGTTTCTGGGTCGTACAACAGGCAAAGTATCTCTTGGATATAAGATGTCCAAGAGCCTGCTTGTGAAGCAAACTTCTGTCATTTCAgaacctacctacctattcaGCATTGCATCAGAGGCCAACTTGTCAAAATCATCTAGAACATATATGGATCACGAACGCCCACCAGCCTCTCAAATCGAAACAAGAAACGTTCAGCATGCCTTCAGAGGTCTATTCTTGCAAAAACTGCGGGACCGAAGTCTCAAGCACCCAACCAAAGTGTCCATCTTGTGATAAGGCCCCTGCTTAGATCAATGGGGAGATGCCGGCAGTCAGGACTGTTTTCATCAACTCGCATAATCCTTCTGTGCATCTCTCATAAAATGAACACGCTTTATATGCTGCAGACTATGCTATGCACTCATGTACTAGGGTAGCACAATATAACTCTGCCGTACTTTACCATACCTTGCCTGTGCACGGTGCGGAAGATCCCCCCAGTCCCGACGGCAGGCAAATCCAAGAACAGGAAGTGTCAGCGAGAGACGTTGCTAAGTGGTTGCCGGTTTCTTCAATACCTATCTGTCACATTCTAGAACCTTGCCGTTGTCACTTTTCATTACATACCTGTCAGCTCacgtaggtaggtaccttgcTTTGCTTGTGCTCCTGCATTATGGATACCCTGCTGAAGAACGTCCAACTTGATGATGAACAGTCCCTTGCATGGAGCGGCCGGCACTCAACTCGCTTCACCCCCATGCCACCCAACCCCTGACGCCGCCAATACCCGTTTTATTCACTCAAAGAGGGAGACGACATCGAGGACACCGAGAACCCGGTCATCCGGTCGAAATTTGCGCGCCACAGTCTTGTCTGCTTATCTGACTCCTTGGTGGATTCGCTGATCATGTCAACGGGCGAGACCCTGCGGTCTTCCATGAACATGGATAGAAACCGGTATTGAGACTTTTCCTTcagatttcttcttctggtgaTCTCTTGCTGAATCCTGGCATGAGATATCTCCGAGAGTGGCATCAGGGGCAGCTGCGAGTCTTCGGGCACAGTCCGTTATGcgacgacaaccacaacaaaaAGGTAGATGTCTACACTGTCGTCTCCCGAATATTAAGACTTGACAACCTGAAGTAGGTAAGAACAGAACAACTCACACCTACGATATATATCCACTTGTTCACTTCAATCCGAGAACGAGTCAGAGCTAGAAACCAAATTGAGACCGACATCAACTTGCCTTCATCATGACGCTCGGAGGCGATGGCCCATGGGCTGTCTCCGTCATGTGGATAGTTACAGCCCTTACCTTTGTCTTCGTTCTCCTCCGCATCTACACCAGGGCCTACGTGGTGGGAAGCTATGGGCTGGATGACCACGTCTACAACTTAGCGTTTGTGAGTTTGCCTTTACCCAAAGCTCCATCGAACTAATTCTGACGTTCAACACAGGTTCTCCTGCTGTGCTACACAATCATGACAACCATCGCAGCCCAATACGGCTTCGGCCAAAACATGTTCGACATACAGGAAGTTGAAGACCTTGTCAGAGCTATTTTGTTCGAGGCAATCGGCCAAACATTTGCGGTAGTCGGCATGGCGGTGGCAAAGTGGTCGCTGGGTCTCTTCTTGCTGCGCCTTGTCACGCAAAGATGGCACAAGGTCGTCATATGGATTACGATGGGAAGCTTGCTGGCAGCGTCTATATCTGTCTGCTTTGTGTTCTGGCTGCAATGCTCGCCACCGGCTTACCTCTACGACAGGAGAATTCCTGGGGGTTACTgctacatcaacaccacgccAGTGTCATTTACCTTGTGCAGTACGTCTTCTCTCCGACTGAAAAAAGATTCCTTTCTGACAGATTGAACAGTCCTCTGCGTCATTGCagacttcttcttcgccatcttcccATGGGTCTTCCTCTGGAAGCTCCAGATGAGCCAGCGGGAGAAGATTATCATTGCCGCAAGTATGAGTCTTGGGTTGATCGCCGGTGCATGCGGTATTAAAAGGACCATTGAAGTCCCCAATCTGTCAAGTACAAACTACACCAGTAAGCCGTTCCTAGTCGCCTCTTTCCCTTCATATTTCGCTGACAATGGTCGACATAGAGGACACAGTTGGTCTCATTGTTTGGTCCGCTGCCGAAatcgccatcaccatgatCTGCATTGGCGTCCCTGTCGTCCGCCCCCTCTACAAAGGCTTCATCGACAAGCTCACGTCCCGCGCCACCCGCTCAACATCCGGTTACAAGAAACAAAGTGGTCCACGATACGGGCTCAAGACATTTGGGGGGAGCACCATGCCTGGAGCGAGTCGGTGGCATGCTGAGACAactgatggggaggagggtgatgacaAAGCAAAGAAAGCCGAGCAACGGACAAGGCAGCTGAAGATGGGCGTGAACGGCCCCTTCACTCATACCAaggctgttggtgggaggaCCATGCCGGCTAATACgagtgatgaggagattTTGGGGCAAGAGTATCGACAGAACATGACGGATAACGTGGAGGATGGAAGTGGGAGGGGTAGTAACATTCAGGTTATCGAGACTTGGACTGTTGATCGGTCGTCACCGGTTGGGTCGCGGGGGAGGTATTGAGTTGTCGGTCTGCCGCGGAGGTGACCATCAGCAGAGCAGTGGGCCAGTGTTGAGATGTCACAATATTGTATCTTAACGGATTTGTTCAAGCTTTGTAATTCCGAGATCCTGTCTGCCTACCTAATCACAGTTCTCGGGGCTTTTTGGATGCTTGATGCTGTTGGTTGGACTTGGCTACTGATGACATAATTCATGACAACCAACAAACTCCGCGGCGGCGCCGGAGGATCGATCCCACCATAATTCCCGAAATGGTGACACTGGGCTCAGAGTCCTTGAGCTCGGCGGAGATATGTCATTGTTAGACTTGGAGGTGAGCAAACACTCTCTCTTCACGATTACGTACCCCATGAATATCTTAGGGGAATTATATCGAATCAAGCCCTGCACTTTGCATGTGATGGATGAACTGGACTGTCATGATGACTGCCGATTCGGCTGGTGGAACCATGACAGATGTGCCCGAAGTCACTTTGATGTCTGCGGTAAGATAACACCTATTGTGGCAAGAGATGTTCTTAACGACATCCATGTGATCCGTTCAACCAGCTACCTGCAAAAGGTATATAAGGGATGTCTGGTGCCTACAACAGATTAACCCTTCACTATCAACATCTTCAGTatcacctccaacaacatgGCTAAGCTCTTCATCTTTCTGTCCGCCTTTCTGGGCATCCTCACTACACTGATCTCAGCTCAGTCCAGCCCTTTCGAAATGGTCACCCTCGTCAAGATTGACTACACCACTGCCGAGCTAGCTGAGCACTACCACCGCCTCGACGTCACCTACAAAACCATCAACGCAACCGCCATCAAAGCTGCCGTCCTGGTCCCGAAGAAGCTCGCAGCCTCCAACAAGAAGACCGACGCGCCCGTGGTGGTGCATTTCCACGGCGGTGGTCTCATCATCGGAACTAGCCTCGAGCCTGCCTTTATTGCCGACTGGTACGTTCACTAACCCCCCTATTCTGCCCTCCAATGCTAATCTTCATCAAAAGGGTAACCCAACTCCCCGTCTCTACAAACtccatcctcatctccccgctctaccgcctcctccctgaAGCCAACGCCCCAGAGACCCTATCCgacatctcctccttctggTCCTGGCTtcacacctccctcccatccgtCATCGCCTCCGCCTACCCAAAGATCAAtaccaacctcaaccaaaTCATCACCGTAGGAGAGTCAGCAGGCGGCTACCTCGCCGTTCAATCCGCTCTCTTATTCCAGGAAAaagccaagatcaaggccgTCATCGCGCAATACCCCGCCATCTGGCCCGACCTAGCCGCCTGGGGgtctcttcccctccctgaCCCAACCAACGAAGCTGTCATTAAAGCCGGAAAGGTCATTGATGAGTACCTCGGTAACCTGACGGGAACAGAAATAAGAACTGACGCCCCCTACCCTGACCGCTGGGAGTTCACAGACGCGGCGTTGTTGAGTGGGAGGAGCTTTGAGTTTTGGGGGGACGAGACTGATATTGCACAATCAGGGTTGGGGTATGCTTTGAACGTGTCGAGGCAGTGGGGGGACAAACTGCCGGGGTTTTGGGTTCTTCAGGGGAAGAATGACGGGATGGTTGCACAGGCGGGGACGGAGGAGTTTCTTGCTCGGTTGAAGGGGGTTCACCCGGGGGTGGAGGTCAAGTACACGCTTAGACCGGGATTGCATGGTTTTGATGCGCTTTATGGGTTGGACAAGCCTTTTATtgcggagggggtgaggtgggtgaaggggttttggttgagggggaagaaCTAGGTACCTAAAATATCCAAGGGATCATTTACCATATACATTCCTAGGCATGCCTAAGGGAAAGGTATACAACTCACTTACGGACAAAAAGAATGGGGAGTGTGGCAAGTAATTATTAAACACAACGGCTGCTTTACTGGAGGGCTCAAGGTCACCGTGACTCATAAGCAAGAGACAAGCAGAAAACTGAACAAATAAAACAAACGCCTTGCTTTCTACCGACCCAACCGCCAACCGTTCGCGCTTTCAAGCCCGACCCATCAAACCTCTACCGTAAATCCACCAAAGACGAAGAACCCCGGGCACGTTCCCCCCTACCGTTTCAAGGGTTCTATCCCAGACCATTGGCCGACCACACGGACCTCAAGATAGGATCCCATTCATTTATTATCGACCCTTGTAACAATTCTCAATTCTCTTTAGGCCGCCGGGCCCTCGGCTTCCGGTGCAGAGTTCTTCTCAGTGCGCTTCTGATCAGCTTCCATTTTCTAATCGACCCTGTTCTGTTCTCCCTGTCTCGGGTCCGGTTTGTCATCACACGCTGGGCAGGATTAGTGGCCGGTGTATTGGCGTCCGTCCCTTGGGTTCTGTTCGCAGTTTCGGCCtgggttggtttggaagggggATTTGACGGTATTGCTGTGGGGTTGGAAAGATGGACCATTCGATGTTGCATGCCCTTGAAGCAAGGTTCGAGACCCGTTTGACAGAGCCAGACTTTTGCTTTCTCAGCCCCCTCCTGAAATATTATTCTGGCGTTCTTATTCCCCTCTTCTTGTTTTGGTGAGGCGGCACTGCGAAGTTTGACCAAAACCGTGGTAGGCTCAGTGGAGGGCGCGGGTACAGCCGCTCGGCCGGCTTCAATTGCGTTGACCTGGTTCATGTAGCCCGTAGCGTTGGCAGCTGAAGGGAATGTGATTTTCACTTTCcattcttgctcttcttttttaCTTCCATGTTGAACTAGTTCGGTTGTATAGGCCATAGTGAAGAGGGTGATACTTTTGGCGATTTTTTAGATCGAGAAGCGATTCAAAATTAGGGTCAAAGGCGAATGGTGGGAATCCGTGATAGAACTCGGTTGTTCCTTTGCTTGGTGCTTCATAAGGACGGGGACATGCATCTGGGCAAAAAGGCCAGCGCAACAAGGCTGGCTTTGCTGAGTTCTCCTTCAATTCAACAACCACATGCACTTCGGATACGTATTTTTTCCAATGGCTCTGCTAGGACAGATGTGCCTGCATGCCGAGATGACCCCATTGAACACATCATATCACCCAACGAGACGAGTGAGCGGCCCATTACTAGGTAGATCATCATATTGCCATTTGATTTGATAG belongs to Podospora bellae-mahoneyi strain CBS 112042 chromosome 6, whole genome shotgun sequence and includes:
- a CDS encoding hypothetical protein (EggNog:ENOG503P15K), with product MTLGGDGPWAVSVMWIVTALTFVFVLLRIYTRAYVVGSYGLDDHVYNLAFVLLLCYTIMTTIAAQYGFGQNMFDIQEVEDLVRAILFEAIGQTFAVVGMAVAKWSLGLFLLRLVTQRWHKVVIWITMGSLLAASISVCFVFWLQCSPPAYLYDRRIPGGYCYINTTPVSFTLCILCVIADFFFAIFPWVFLWKLQMSQREKIIIAASMSLGLIAGACGIKRTIEVPNLSSTNYTKDTVGLIVWSAAEIAITMICIGVPVVRPLYKGFIDKLTSRATRSTSGYKKQSGPRYGLKTFGGSTMPGASRWHAETTDGEEGDDKAKKAEQRTRQLKMGVNGPFTHTKAVGGRTMPANTSDEEILGQEYRQNMTDNVEDGSGRGSNIQVIETWTVDRSSPVGSRGRY
- a CDS encoding hypothetical protein (EggNog:ENOG503PE1N; COG:S), which translates into the protein MVTLGSESLSSAEIWELYRIKPCTLHVMDELDCHDDCRFGWWNHDRCARSHFDVCGKITPIVARDVLNDIHVIRSTSYLQKVYKGCLVPTTD
- a CDS encoding hypothetical protein (MEROPS:MER0036030; EggNog:ENOG503PE1N; COG:S), which codes for MAKLFIFLSAFLGILTTLISAQSSPFEMVTLVKIDYTTAELAEHYHRLDVTYKTINATAIKAAVLVPKKLAASNKKTDAPVVVHFHGGGLIIGTSLEPAFIADWVTQLPVSTNSILISPLYRLLPEANAPETLSDISSFWSWLHTSLPSVIASAYPKINTNLNQIITVGESAGGYLAVQSALLFQEKAKIKAVIAQYPAIWPDLAAWGSLPLPDPTNEAVIKAGKVIDEYLGNLTGTEIRTDAPYPDRWEFTDAALLSGRSFEFWGDETDIAQSGLGYALNVSRQWGDKLPGFWVLQGKNDGMVAQAGTEEFLARLKGVHPGVEVKYTLRPGLHGFDALYGLDKPFIAEGVRWVKGFWLRGKN